In Patescibacteria group bacterium, one DNA window encodes the following:
- a CDS encoding shikimate kinase has product MNIVLIGMRGSGKSTVGKLLADILGYAFLDTDSLIEKRIGVSLEDFVNEEGWDAFRRHEAEVIVQVAGDEKAVIATGGGVVMNNESVTRLKINGFLVLLYAPVERLMERLQGEKGERPYLTNAETFEEDMLRTWKEREAQYRAAADAVVDVSGKAPHAIIRDINILFDKHKSYAHNREN; this is encoded by the coding sequence ATGAACATAGTATTAATCGGCATGCGGGGAAGCGGGAAATCAACTGTGGGGAAGCTCTTGGCTGATATTTTAGGCTATGCATTTTTGGATACTGATAGCTTGATAGAGAAGCGCATAGGCGTTTCCTTGGAGGATTTTGTGAACGAAGAGGGCTGGGATGCGTTTCGGCGGCACGAAGCTGAGGTGATTGTTCAAGTCGCAGGAGACGAGAAGGCGGTTATCGCGACTGGCGGTGGGGTGGTGATGAACAACGAAAGCGTTACGCGGCTGAAAATCAATGGCTTCTTGGTTTTATTATACGCGCCGGTTGAGCGCCTTATGGAGCGCCTTCAGGGAGAGAAAGGGGAGCGCCCGTATTTAACCAATGCGGAAACATTTGAAGAGGATATGCTGCGCACATGGAAGGAACGGGAAGCCCAGTATCGCGCTGCGGCTGATGCGGTGGTCGATGTAAGCGGCAAGGCTCCGCATGCCATTATTCGGGATATCAATATATTGTTTGATAAGCATAAGTCGTATGCACATAACCGCGAAAACTAA
- the aroA gene encoding 3-phosphoshikimate 1-carboxyvinyltransferase, producing the protein MQVTVIPGKIEGVVVTPPSKSITHRAIVLATLAKGESVLTNILYADDTEATMDACRGFGASIKQEELKLVVQGTGGTLCIPSRPLECGLSGTTLRFALALAALAPGETIITGGVRLLERPLQPLYDALQTLGAEVTQEPKRITVRGGALQGGKVRLPGNVSSQFVSALLMIAPFLPQGMTIAVEEPIYSRPYIDLTIALLKELGVAVEQKGNQFTVEPGQSYRARRYAIEGDYSSAQYWFAAAAVTRGEVKVLGLAPESVQGDRKVLDILRSVGCEVKYERNAVVVRGAKSVKPFSVDGCDVPDLVPTLAVLAAVAPGMSVITHIGHLRGKESDRLAAPAEELAKMGIRAEVNGDSLKIHGGKLKGAVIDPHGDHRMAMAFAVAGLAADGETVIQDAEVVSKSYPGFWEALGMLIGKHA; encoded by the coding sequence ATGCAAGTCACTGTAATTCCAGGAAAGATAGAAGGAGTCGTGGTCACGCCTCCCTCCAAGAGCATTACGCACCGCGCAATAGTGCTCGCAACGCTCGCAAAAGGAGAATCTGTGTTAACTAATATATTGTACGCGGATGACACGGAAGCAACTATGGACGCGTGCAGGGGTTTCGGCGCGTCAATAAAGCAGGAAGAATTAAAGCTGGTAGTGCAAGGCACAGGTGGGACATTATGTATTCCTTCAAGGCCCCTCGAATGCGGCCTTTCCGGCACCACCTTGCGATTTGCGCTCGCGTTAGCAGCGCTGGCGCCAGGCGAAACAATCATTACCGGCGGTGTGCGATTGTTAGAGCGCCCCTTGCAGCCACTGTATGATGCGCTTCAAACGTTGGGGGCAGAAGTGACCCAAGAGCCGAAGAGGATCACGGTACGGGGAGGCGCATTGCAAGGCGGCAAGGTGAGGCTGCCGGGAAATGTCAGTTCGCAATTTGTATCTGCGCTGCTCATGATCGCACCTTTCTTACCGCAAGGAATGACTATTGCAGTGGAAGAGCCGATATACTCACGGCCGTATATTGATTTGACGATCGCGCTTTTGAAAGAGCTTGGCGTGGCGGTAGAACAGAAAGGCAATCAATTCACGGTTGAGCCGGGGCAATCGTATCGTGCACGGAGGTATGCCATAGAAGGGGATTATTCTTCGGCACAGTATTGGTTTGCCGCAGCCGCAGTCACTCGCGGCGAAGTCAAGGTTTTGGGACTTGCGCCTGAATCTGTGCAAGGGGATAGGAAAGTACTGGACATTCTGCGCAGCGTAGGATGTGAAGTAAAGTATGAGCGTAATGCAGTGGTGGTGCGCGGCGCAAAATCAGTAAAACCATTTTCTGTGGACGGCTGCGACGTTCCTGATCTCGTGCCTACCCTTGCGGTGCTTGCCGCGGTTGCGCCGGGTATGAGCGTGATCACCCACATTGGCCATCTGCGCGGGAAGGAGAGCGATCGCCTTGCCGCGCCTGCGGAAGAACTTGCCAAGATGGGCATACGCGCGGAGGTGAACGGTGATTCGTTAAAAATACACGGAGGAAAGTTGAAAGGCGCAGTGATTGATCCGCACGGCGACCATAGGATGGCAATGGCATTTGCGGTTGCCGGGCTTGCGGCAGATGGGGAGACGGTGATACAGGACGCGGAAGTGGTGAGCAAATCGTATCCGGGGTTTTGGGAAGCGCTCGGGATGCTCATTGGCAAACACGCCTAG
- a CDS encoding type II 3-dehydroquinate dehydratase has protein sequence MRILVINGPNLNMLGRRDPVQYGSLTLGAIEDMLRAKAGRLSEGHEVIELVFFQSNHEGALIDFIQAQAGGAHGILINPGALTHYSYALRDALVDAGLPLVEVHLSNIEHREPFRRISVIADIAAERVMGLKEQSYVVGLENLVARLASAQTRVGQPSG, from the coding sequence ATGCGTATTTTAGTAATCAACGGGCCAAATTTAAATATGCTGGGGAGACGCGACCCCGTACAGTACGGTTCGCTCACGTTGGGTGCGATTGAGGATATGTTGCGCGCGAAGGCAGGGAGATTAAGCGAGGGGCATGAGGTGATAGAACTCGTGTTTTTCCAGTCAAACCATGAAGGAGCGCTCATTGATTTTATTCAAGCACAGGCGGGAGGTGCGCATGGAATTCTCATCAATCCCGGGGCGCTCACCCATTACAGCTATGCCTTGAGGGACGCGCTTGTTGACGCCGGTCTTCCGCTCGTGGAGGTGCATTTGTCTAACATTGAGCACCGGGAGCCGTTCCGGAGGATTTCCGTGATTGCCGATATTGCGGCGGAAAGGGTCATGGGGTTAAAAGAGCAGAGTTACGTGGTAGGGTTAGAGAATCTGGTCGCGAGGCTTGCCTCAGCACAAACACGTGTCGGTCAGCCCAGCGGCTGA
- the aroB gene encoding 3-dehydroquinate synthase yields the protein MIRIHYRVTAKNTCALIAGNRALAVLPQFARGNARTSVVLITDRTVARLHGRVLRTLREGRVPVHTIVLRPGERSKELRIAERCLRILQQKKVDRYGILVALGGGVVGDLTGFVASVYLRGIDYIEVPTTLLAQVDSGIGGKTGVDFRGIKNVIGTFHQPKAVVCDTTFLRTLPQDELINGMAEVIKYGLIGSRTFTARLEECAFNRMPWDEVVGFCVRAKAAAVARDPNDRKGERVLLNFGHTVGHALESMSNFLLPHGKAIAIGMVAAVRISNELLGFNTQDCARVESLLAHYNLPTRLPARTNIARLINILQHDKKAQGGSVRWVLLEKIGKARAGVKVPRKIVHEALRGMFNSE from the coding sequence ATGATCCGTATACATTATCGCGTAACAGCGAAAAACACGTGTGCGCTCATCGCGGGAAATCGGGCGCTTGCCGTTTTGCCTCAGTTCGCACGGGGCAATGCCCGTACCTCTGTGGTTCTCATTACCGATCGCACGGTTGCGCGCCTGCACGGAAGGGTTTTGAGAACCTTGCGCGAAGGGCGCGTGCCCGTGCATACCATTGTGCTGAGGCCGGGAGAACGTTCGAAAGAACTGCGCATTGCCGAGCGATGCTTGCGCATACTGCAGCAGAAAAAAGTTGATCGTTACGGCATCCTCGTTGCGCTGGGCGGCGGCGTGGTAGGCGACCTCACGGGTTTTGTGGCGTCCGTTTATTTGCGAGGCATAGATTATATTGAGGTGCCAACAACGCTTTTAGCACAAGTGGACAGCGGGATTGGCGGCAAAACCGGCGTTGACTTTCGGGGCATAAAAAATGTGATTGGCACGTTTCACCAGCCGAAGGCAGTGGTATGCGACACCACGTTTTTAAGGACGCTCCCTCAAGATGAGCTTATTAACGGCATGGCGGAAGTAATTAAATACGGATTGATAGGCAGCCGCACATTCACGGCGCGATTGGAGGAGTGTGCCTTCAATCGCATGCCCTGGGACGAAGTGGTGGGATTTTGCGTACGGGCGAAGGCGGCGGCGGTTGCGCGGGACCCGAACGACCGAAAAGGCGAGAGGGTACTATTAAATTTCGGGCATACCGTGGGACACGCACTGGAGAGTATGAGCAATTTTTTACTCCCGCACGGCAAAGCAATCGCCATCGGCATGGTTGCGGCGGTAAGGATAAGCAATGAATTATTAGGTTTCAATACGCAGGATTGCGCGCGTGTAGAATCGTTATTGGCGCATTATAATCTACCCACGAGATTGCCCGCGCGTACGAACATCGCAAGACTGATAAATATTCTTCAGCATGATAAAAAGGCGCAAGGTGGCAGCGTAAGGTGGGTGCTGTTGGAGAAGATTGGGAAGGCGAGGGCGGGGGTCAAGGTGCCGCGTAAGATTGTACATGAAGCATTGCGAGGGATGTTCAACAGTGAATAA
- a CDS encoding chorismate mutase, translating to MNSKSLTHLRKQIDALDRALLRLWSRRLKVAREIGKLKLDQSLSLKDREREQRVIACAVKFGRSLGLPASKVRTLMGIIIASSRQTQKR from the coding sequence ATGAACTCTAAATCACTCACTCATTTAAGGAAACAGATTGACGCTCTTGACCGCGCCTTATTGCGATTGTGGTCCAGGCGCTTGAAGGTTGCGCGTGAAATCGGCAAACTAAAACTAGACCAGTCTCTTTCTTTAAAAGACAGGGAAAGGGAACAACGGGTAATCGCATGCGCCGTGAAGTTTGGCAGGTCCCTGGGCCTCCCGGCGTCAAAGGTGCGTACGCTTATGGGTATTATCATTGCATCATCGCGCCAGACACAAAAGCGCTGA